Proteins co-encoded in one Octopus bimaculoides isolate UCB-OBI-ISO-001 chromosome 7, ASM119413v2, whole genome shotgun sequence genomic window:
- the LOC106882391 gene encoding trithorax group protein osa isoform X3 yields MSPGKRKKKENLSQEKDDSEGKSATVDKEASIIQDNPEISAMLKENASAVAAGGGTINHDINGTNTIKCEAVDIKEEMKDVIPKSKDGGTPASTKASPNSLTNGSNTGAENIGRSPGSNDLSRTPSTTVGPPTTQTLPVPSQTQCTNSGAPQPLSVGNSSKAAQPNCPNPQGQVHPQIAPQCGPGQGPPLGQTPPQQSPGMPHPSMVSPNHQQHQSTGPIDAHFMQQHSQIFVFNTSLANQAADSYRQGQHKSILAFHMDQPRTKQFLQKFPPKGNQFNRPPGGMNMYNMANMHQQNMGCIKNTNMNNMGPSPNSLVAQWVQQQNANLQEQEFLNYSNNPNMMGQGQGGMMPWQVPPGHSSQGQVGMLPDNSGFDPEPYRMCSKGLPLPHRNLLQAKVPDDKLTPEQLQKREESLASLQKLQLLLFPEELKQQRGFPPGANMIPPEGMQHPPNMFPLSMSPHEMSPQSAMMQQQQQQQQQQQQQQQQQQQQQQQGLMPQQPLPSQHMMQHHQFMMQQQNMPPQFSPQPGNIENITTAQREWVRLQQEFYAEKRRMQHMQMAQQMNPGMEMPPNSMHASPPSYYSSISQKRQGVAGLNASTSPNMNGPMLSPPLSGHGHPESPDPMHLFPGPRRAPSLSSLEQVGLGRMGHGFSPGLPPTGNMEHPVGHVSPVGLNSQFNMPPSAKQNSNLTLQRAGNPEQFQPEMNAPPNSGSKPPPSYAQSTKRKREDMDEIYKNLQPTPSPQQLNYLNAFEGQELTITKQLNTAYREPSQTGNSQQPPTPQQQQQQQQQQQPSQQQQQQQQPSQQPQASIPPHPHQQPGGMPPHQQAPQQPQQQQQPQANIPPQANMPPHQPGMPPHPHPPQQQPQQPGMPPHPASQQPGMPSHHQPHPNMPPHQHHSGLPPHQSPMSSQAPQSSMASHHPQPPGMSPHPQPPSNMATHQSAMNSHQNSIPPHPQPPTVSAPHHQPGVSPHHPSVGLPQHQQPQAGVATAAPPHPPGVPHQPGVPPHQQSSMSNQGISSQQPISSQQQGTSQQQNMHSQAQAMPPHGMSPQQGIPPHGMSPQQGMPPHGMSPQQGIPPHGMSPQQGIPPHGMSPQQGIPPHGMSPQQGIPPHGMSPQQGMPPHGMSPQQGMPPGMSPQQGLPPHGMSPQQGIPPHGMSPQQGIPPHGISQSMASQQHGIPPHAIPPQQPGMPTETQSGNFPHSQVNSPMHIAPGSNKGPMSNSSQSSSVGPLSSPGPMSGPSPMSSGGMRLSHYDPPSINCSSNISTGGTSTSSSVCSAAGNKSGNMTNITSASLANLAKGVEHLSHQMQQNMMQGGPFHSIQIQGNVSNQQNSTSTSQPSTPSNLPTSQSQCNSPMPSNTVVRPGQGSVTPDTMAQGQMPGVNNTFINANMQIQQLNIQSVDGPSYSPSMQVQQVPNESSQMNMGQVSAQRSSGPLPPQQGCAGPVPTSVNPNAGMLPNASGHPPTSKQSNSKSGNPPNLMINSNSRMTHSPNFPANSVGNANIQIQAKAPNTIQYLPAQPVQNSQNMNTKQQRPDLDFMQKLASPGHTLDCKPPQNKMPRFSGPSLGEIRPGMPNHSLGMPPSLMMQNPNPNMVGNMPSGGMASPVHMSPMNNPMGALPGNMGPCDMIAPGMGGPMPNMGAMNGMNPGGGNVCGGMPPHGMEGSMPPHGMPHQFNPQMMGGGPPGMMNNGMMQGQQIMQGHGMHPAMSMHGMPHPAMQRGPRMTAPPNGPPQGPGSNPVSPGFSQQFQQFQQQLYSQNRPRQMSPMGNMMPNPGQQYMGVMPNMPGPT; encoded by the exons agtCAAGAGAAAGACGACTCTGAGGGAAAGTCTGCCACTGTAGACAAGGAAGCCAGCATCATTCAAGACAACCCAGAGATCTCGGCTATGCTTAAAGAAAATGCAAGTGCAGTGGCAGCTGGTGGAGGAACTATAAACCATGATATTAATGGTACCAATACAATAAAATGTGAGGCAGTTGATataaaagaggaaatgaaagatgTCATTCCAAAATCCAAAGATGGTGGGACCCCAGCCAGTACTAAGGCATCTCCTAACTCACTCACCAATGGCAGTAATACCG GTGCAGAAAACATTGGTCGGTCACCTGGCTCTAATGACCTATCAAGGACTCCATCAACGACAGTGGGCCCCCCAACCACACAAACTCTCCCTGTTCCCTCACAGACTCAATGTACAAACTCTGGTGCACCCCAACCACTGTCAGTTGGCAACAGCTCCAAAGCTGCCCAGCCCAACTGCCCTAATCCTCAGGGACAGGTACATCCTCAAATTGCACCACAATGTGGTCCAGGACAAGGCCCGCCTTTGGGCCAAACACCCCCACAACAATCTCCTGGAATGCCCCATCCTAGTATGGTTTCTCCTAACCATCAACAGCATCAGTCAACAGGTCCAATTGATGCACATTTTATGCAGCAACATagtcaaatatttgtttttaatacgAGTTTAGCCAACCAAGCTGCAGATTCTTACCGCCAAGGTCAGCATAAATCCATTTTAGCATTTCATATGGATCAACCAAGAACAAAGCAATTTTTACAG AAATTTCCTCCAAAAGGCAACCAATTTAACAGACCTCCAGGCGGAATGAACATGTATAATATGGCCAATATGCACCAACAAAACATGGGTTGTATAAAGAATACAAACATGAACAATATGGGGCCCAGCCCTAATTCATTAGTAGCTCAGTGGGTGCAACAACAGAATGCTAACCTCCAGGAGCAAGAATTCCTTAATTACTCAAACAACCCAAACATGATGGGTCAAGGTCAAGGTGGAATGATGCCTTGGCAGGTTCCACCAGGTCATTCTTCACAGGGACAGGTGGGAATGTTACCGGATAATTCAGGGTTTGATCCTGAGCCCTACCGCATGTGTAGTAAAGGTCTTCCTCTCCCACATCGAAATTTACTGCAAGCAAAAGTTCCTGATGACAAACTCACTCCGGAACAATTGCAGAAGAGAGAGGAATCATTGGCTTCCCTTCAGAAATTGCAGCTGTTATTATTTCCTGAAGAACTAAAGCAGCAGAGAGGATTCCCTCCGGGGGCTAACATGATACCTCCGGAGGGAATGCAGCATCCTCCAAATATGTTCCCTCTAAGCATGTCTCCACATGAGATGTCACCGCAGTCAGCTATgatgcaacaacagcagcagcagcagcagcagcagcagcaacaacaacaacagcaacagcagcaacagcaacagggACTTATGCCACAGCAACCTCTTCCGTCGCAGCACATGATGCAGCATCACCAGTTTATGATGCAACAACAGAACATGCCGCCTCAGTTTAGCCCCCAACCGGGCAACATAGAAAACATTACGACGGCGCAGCGGGAATGGGTTCGCTTACAGCAGGAATTTTATGCTGAGAAAAGAAGAATGCAGCACATGCAAATGGCTCAACAGATGAACCCTGGTATGGAAATGCCCCCTAATTCAATGCATGCGTCCCCCCCTTCGTATTACAGTTCCATCTCACAAAAACGACAAGGAGTCGCTGGTTTAAATGCATCTACCTCACCTAACATGAATGGACCAATGCTGTCTCCCCCTCTATCTGGCCACGGCCATCCTGAATCTCCTGATCCTATGCATTTATTCCCTGGTCCTCGACGGGCCCCTTCATTGAGCTCCCTAGAGCAGGTTGGACTTGGAAGAATGGGTCACGGCTTCTCTCCTGGGCTTCCACCAACTGGAAATATGGAGCACCCTGTGGGTCACGTGTCTCCAGTTGGCCTGAACTCGCAATTTAACATGCCTCCTTCGGCTAAACAAAATTCAAATCTGACCCTACAGAGAGCTGGTAACCCAGAACAGTTTCAGCCTGAAATGAATGCCCCTCCAAATTCCGGTAGCAAACCTCCTCCTAGCTATGCACAGTCAACAAAACGAAAACGGGAAGATATGGATGAGATTTACAAGAACCTGCAACCGACTCCATCACCTCAACAGCTAAATTACCTCAACGCATTCGAAGGACAAGAATTAACGATAACAAAACAGTTAAATACAGCATATCGAGAACCAAGCCAAACAGGAAATTCacaacaaccaccaacaccacaacaacaacaacagcagcaacaacaacaacaaccatcgcaacagcagcagcagcaacaacaaccatcacaacAGCCACAAGCAAGTATACCACCACACCCACATCAACAACCGGGTGGTATGCCTCCTCATCAGCAAGCACCACAACAaccgcagcagcaacaacaaccgcaaGCAAATATTCCTCCACAAGCAAACATGCCACCCCATCAACCAGGCATGCCTCcccatcctcatcctcctcagcagcaaccacaacaaccagGTATGCCCCCACATCCAGCATCACAACAACCAGGCATGCCATCCCACCACCAACCACATCCAAACATGCCccctcatcaacatcattctgGTTTACCGCCACACCAATCGcctatgtcttctcaagcaccgcAGTCTAGTATGGCCTCGCATCACCCTCAACCCCCGGGTATGTCCCCACATCCGCAGCCACCATCCAACATGGCCACCCATCAGTCGGCGATGAACTCCCATCAGAACAGTATACCTCCACATCCACAACCACCCACGGTGTCCGCACCACATCATCAACCTGGCGTATCGCCACATCACCCTTCAGTCGGTCTGCCGCAACATCAACAGCCACAAGCTGGTGTCGCTACTGCTGCCCCACCTCATCCACCCGGAGTCCCCCACCAACCAGGTGTACCACCCCATCAACAGTCAAGTATGAGCAACCAAGGAATTAGTTCCCAGCAACCCATCTCATCACAACAGCAGGGAACGTCTCAACAGCAGAACATGCATTCTCAAGCGCAAGCTATGCCTCCACACGGCATGTCACCCCAACAGGGCATACCGCCACACGGCATGTCGCCTCAACAAGGTATGCCTCCACACGGTATGTCACCCCAGCAGGGCATACCTCCACACGGTATGTCACCCCAGCAGGGCATACCTCCACACGGTATGTCACCACAGCAAGGCATACCTCCACATGGTATGTCACCACAGCAGGGCATACCTCCACACGGTATGTCACCCCAACAAGGCATGCCTCCACATGGTATGTCGCCCCAGCAGGGCATGCCTCCTGGCATGTCACCTCAGCAAGGCTTGCCTCCACATGGTATGTCACCTCAACAGGGAATACCACCGCACGGAATGTCTCCACAGCAAGGCATACCTCCACATGGTATCAGTCAGAGCATGGCATCTCAACAACATGGCATTCCCCCACATGCTATCCCTCCACAGCAACCAGGCATGCCTACTGAAACTCAGAGTGGTAACTTCCCTCATAGCCAAGTCAACTCTCCAATGCATATAGCACCAGGCTCCAACAAAGGCCCCATGTCCAATTCCAGCCAATCTTCCAGCGTTGGTCCTTTGTCCAGTCCCGGTCCGATGTCTGGACCCTCACCAATGTCCAGTGGTGGGATGCGTTTGTCTCATTATGATCCACCCTCAATAAACTGTAGCTCGAACATATCAACTGGGGGCACCAGTACATCCAGCAGCGTGTGTTCTGCTGCTGGTAACAAATCTGGCAACATGACGAATATCACTTCGGCCAGCCTAGCAAACCTTGCAAAGGGCGTTGAACACTTGTCACATCAGATGCAGCAAAACATGATGCAAGGAGGTCCATTTCATAGCATACAGATACAAGGTAATGTTAGCAACCAACAGAATTCTACAAGCACCTCACAGCCATCTACTCCATCTAATCTACCTACTTCTCAAAGCCAGTGTAACAGCCCGATGCCATCAAACACAGTCGTGCGCCCAGGACAAGGTTCTGTGACGCCAGATACAATGGCACAAGGTCAGATGCCTGGAGTTAATAACACTTTCATTAATGCTAATATGCAGATACAACAGCTGAATATACAATCTGTTGACGGGCCTAGCTATAGTCCTTCTATGCAGGTCCAGCAAGTTCCTAATGAATCTTCCCAAATGAACATGGGACAAGTATCTGCGCAGAGGTCGTCAGGGCCTCTGCCACCACAACAAGGTTGTGCTGGTCCAGTTCCAACATCTGTGAACCCTAATGCAGGAATGTTACCAAATGCCAGTGGGCATCCTCCCACGAGCAAACAATCGAACTCCAAGTCAGGGAACCCTCCAAACCTCATGATCAACTCAAATTCACGCATGACACATTCACCAAACTTTCCTGCAAATTCTGTTGGCAACGCCAATATCCAAATCCAAGCTAAAGCCCCCAACACCATCCAATATCTGCCAGCACAACCTGTTCAGAATTCACAGAATATGAATACTAAGCAGCAGCGGCCGGATTTAGACTTCATGCAAAAGCTGGCCTCACCGGGTCACACTTTAGACTGTAAACCACCTCAAAATAAAATGCCACGTTTTTCAGGACCTTCTTTAGGAGAAATAAGACCTGGTATGCCCAACCATTCTCTAGGTATGCCTCCATCCCTAATGATGCAGAACCCTAATCCTAACATGGTTGGTAATATGCCCAGTGGTGGTATGGCCAGTCCAGTGCATATGTCTCCCATGAACAATCCAATGGGAGCTCTTCCTGGTAACATGGGTCCTTGTGATATGATAGCCCCTGGAATGGGTGGACCCATGCCCAATATGGGCGCAATGAATGGTATGAATCCTGGTGGGGGTAATGTATGTGGAGGAATGCCTCCTCATGGCATGGAAGGCAGTATGCCTCCCCATGGCATGCCCCACCAGTTTAACCCCCAGATGATGGGTGGAGGTCCACCTGGTATGATGAACAATGGAATGATGCAGGGGCAACAGATAATGCAAGGTCATGGTATGCATCCAGCCATGTCTATGCATGGAATGCCTCACCCAGCCATGCAGCGAGGCCCACGTATGACTGCGCCACCAAACGGCCCACCACAGGGGCCAGGATCAAATCCTGTTAGCCCTGGTTTTAGCCAACAGTTTCAACAGTTTCAGCAACAGCTTTACTCACAAAACCGCCCACGTCAAATGTCCCCCATGGGTAACATGATGCCCAACCCTGGCCAGCAATACATGGGCGTGATGCCTAATATGCCTGGTCCCACTTGA
- the LOC106882391 gene encoding trithorax group protein osa isoform X4, whose translation MLKENASAVAAGGGTINHDINGTNTIKCEAVDIKEEMKDVIPKSKDGGTPASTKASPNSLTNGSNTDTQIKTEELPPKIKQENSESAENIGRSPGSNDLSRTPSTTVGPPTTQTLPVPSQTQCTNSGAPQPLSVGNSSKAAQPNCPNPQGQVHPQIAPQCGPGQGPPLGQTPPQQSPGMPHPSMVSPNHQQHQSTGPIDAHFMQQHSQIFVFNTSLANQAADSYRQGQHKSILAFHMDQPRTKQFLQKFPPKGNQFNRPPGGMNMYNMANMHQQNMGCIKNTNMNNMGPSPNSLVAQWVQQQNANLQEQEFLNYSNNPNMMGQGQGGMMPWQVPPGHSSQGQVGMLPDNSGFDPEPYRMCSKGLPLPHRNLLQAKVPDDKLTPEQLQKREESLASLQKLQLLLFPEELKQQRGFPPGANMIPPEGMQHPPNMFPLSMSPHEMSPQSAMMQQQQQQQQQQQQQQQQQQQQQQQGLMPQQPLPSQHMMQHHQFMMQQQNMPPQFSPQPGNIENITTAQREWVRLQQEFYAEKRRMQHMQMAQQMNPGMEMPPNSMHASPPSYYSSISQKRQGVAGLNASTSPNMNGPMLSPPLSGHGHPESPDPMHLFPGPRRAPSLSSLEQVGLGRMGHGFSPGLPPTGNMEHPVGHVSPVGLNSQFNMPPSAKQNSNLTLQRAGNPEQFQPEMNAPPNSGSKPPPSYAQSTKRKREDMDEIYKNLQPTPSPQQLNYLNAFEGQELTITKQLNTAYREPSQTGNSQQPPTPQQQQQQQQQQQPSQQQQQQQQPSQQPQASIPPHPHQQPGGMPPHQQAPQQPQQQQQPQANIPPQANMPPHQPGMPPHPHPPQQQPQQPGMPPHPASQQPGMPSHHQPHPNMPPHQHHSGLPPHQSPMSSQAPQSSMASHHPQPPGMSPHPQPPSNMATHQSAMNSHQNSIPPHPQPPTVSAPHHQPGVSPHHPSVGLPQHQQPQAGVATAAPPHPPGVPHQPGVPPHQQSSMSNQGISSQQPISSQQQGTSQQQNMHSQAQAMPPHGMSPQQGIPPHGMSPQQGMPPHGMSPQQGIPPHGMSPQQGIPPHGMSPQQGIPPHGMSPQQGIPPHGMSPQQGMPPHGMSPQQGMPPGMSPQQGLPPHGMSPQQGIPPHGMSPQQGIPPHGISQSMASQQHGIPPHAIPPQQPGMPTETQSGNFPHSQVNSPMHIAPGSNKGPMSNSSQSSSVGPLSSPGPMSGPSPMSSGGMRLSHYDPPSINCSSNISTGGTSTSSSVCSAAGNKSGNMTNITSASLANLAKGVEHLSHQMQQNMMQGGPFHSIQIQGNVSNQQNSTSTSQPSTPSNLPTSQSQCNSPMPSNTVVRPGQGSVTPDTMAQGQMPGVNNTFINANMQIQQLNIQSVDGPSYSPSMQVQQVPNESSQMNMGQVSAQRSSGPLPPQQGCAGPVPTSVNPNAGMLPNASGHPPTSKQSNSKSGNPPNLMINSNSRMTHSPNFPANSVGNANIQIQAKAPNTIQYLPAQPVQNSQNMNTKQQRPDLDFMQKLASPGHTLDCKPPQNKMPRFSGPSLGEIRPGMPNHSLGMPPSLMMQNPNPNMVGNMPSGGMASPVHMSPMNNPMGALPGNMGPCDMIAPGMGGPMPNMGAMNGMNPGGGNVCGGMPPHGMEGSMPPHGMPHQFNPQMMGGGPPGMMNNGMMQGQQIMQGHGMHPAMSMHGMPHPAMQRGPRMTAPPNGPPQGPGSNPVSPGFSQQFQQFQQQLYSQNRPRQMSPMGNMMPNPGQQYMGVMPNMPGPT comes from the exons ATGCTTAAAGAAAATGCAAGTGCAGTGGCAGCTGGTGGAGGAACTATAAACCATGATATTAATGGTACCAATACAATAAAATGTGAGGCAGTTGATataaaagaggaaatgaaagatgTCATTCCAAAATCCAAAGATGGTGGGACCCCAGCCAGTACTAAGGCATCTCCTAACTCACTCACCAATGGCAGTAATACCG ATACTCAGATTAAAACTGAAGAGTTGCCCCCAAAGATTAAACAAGAGAATTCTGAAA GTGCAGAAAACATTGGTCGGTCACCTGGCTCTAATGACCTATCAAGGACTCCATCAACGACAGTGGGCCCCCCAACCACACAAACTCTCCCTGTTCCCTCACAGACTCAATGTACAAACTCTGGTGCACCCCAACCACTGTCAGTTGGCAACAGCTCCAAAGCTGCCCAGCCCAACTGCCCTAATCCTCAGGGACAGGTACATCCTCAAATTGCACCACAATGTGGTCCAGGACAAGGCCCGCCTTTGGGCCAAACACCCCCACAACAATCTCCTGGAATGCCCCATCCTAGTATGGTTTCTCCTAACCATCAACAGCATCAGTCAACAGGTCCAATTGATGCACATTTTATGCAGCAACATagtcaaatatttgtttttaatacgAGTTTAGCCAACCAAGCTGCAGATTCTTACCGCCAAGGTCAGCATAAATCCATTTTAGCATTTCATATGGATCAACCAAGAACAAAGCAATTTTTACAG AAATTTCCTCCAAAAGGCAACCAATTTAACAGACCTCCAGGCGGAATGAACATGTATAATATGGCCAATATGCACCAACAAAACATGGGTTGTATAAAGAATACAAACATGAACAATATGGGGCCCAGCCCTAATTCATTAGTAGCTCAGTGGGTGCAACAACAGAATGCTAACCTCCAGGAGCAAGAATTCCTTAATTACTCAAACAACCCAAACATGATGGGTCAAGGTCAAGGTGGAATGATGCCTTGGCAGGTTCCACCAGGTCATTCTTCACAGGGACAGGTGGGAATGTTACCGGATAATTCAGGGTTTGATCCTGAGCCCTACCGCATGTGTAGTAAAGGTCTTCCTCTCCCACATCGAAATTTACTGCAAGCAAAAGTTCCTGATGACAAACTCACTCCGGAACAATTGCAGAAGAGAGAGGAATCATTGGCTTCCCTTCAGAAATTGCAGCTGTTATTATTTCCTGAAGAACTAAAGCAGCAGAGAGGATTCCCTCCGGGGGCTAACATGATACCTCCGGAGGGAATGCAGCATCCTCCAAATATGTTCCCTCTAAGCATGTCTCCACATGAGATGTCACCGCAGTCAGCTATgatgcaacaacagcagcagcagcagcagcagcagcagcaacaacaacaacagcaacagcagcaacagcaacagggACTTATGCCACAGCAACCTCTTCCGTCGCAGCACATGATGCAGCATCACCAGTTTATGATGCAACAACAGAACATGCCGCCTCAGTTTAGCCCCCAACCGGGCAACATAGAAAACATTACGACGGCGCAGCGGGAATGGGTTCGCTTACAGCAGGAATTTTATGCTGAGAAAAGAAGAATGCAGCACATGCAAATGGCTCAACAGATGAACCCTGGTATGGAAATGCCCCCTAATTCAATGCATGCGTCCCCCCCTTCGTATTACAGTTCCATCTCACAAAAACGACAAGGAGTCGCTGGTTTAAATGCATCTACCTCACCTAACATGAATGGACCAATGCTGTCTCCCCCTCTATCTGGCCACGGCCATCCTGAATCTCCTGATCCTATGCATTTATTCCCTGGTCCTCGACGGGCCCCTTCATTGAGCTCCCTAGAGCAGGTTGGACTTGGAAGAATGGGTCACGGCTTCTCTCCTGGGCTTCCACCAACTGGAAATATGGAGCACCCTGTGGGTCACGTGTCTCCAGTTGGCCTGAACTCGCAATTTAACATGCCTCCTTCGGCTAAACAAAATTCAAATCTGACCCTACAGAGAGCTGGTAACCCAGAACAGTTTCAGCCTGAAATGAATGCCCCTCCAAATTCCGGTAGCAAACCTCCTCCTAGCTATGCACAGTCAACAAAACGAAAACGGGAAGATATGGATGAGATTTACAAGAACCTGCAACCGACTCCATCACCTCAACAGCTAAATTACCTCAACGCATTCGAAGGACAAGAATTAACGATAACAAAACAGTTAAATACAGCATATCGAGAACCAAGCCAAACAGGAAATTCacaacaaccaccaacaccacaacaacaacaacagcagcaacaacaacaacaaccatcgcaacagcagcagcagcaacaacaaccatcacaacAGCCACAAGCAAGTATACCACCACACCCACATCAACAACCGGGTGGTATGCCTCCTCATCAGCAAGCACCACAACAaccgcagcagcaacaacaaccgcaaGCAAATATTCCTCCACAAGCAAACATGCCACCCCATCAACCAGGCATGCCTCcccatcctcatcctcctcagcagcaaccacaacaaccagGTATGCCCCCACATCCAGCATCACAACAACCAGGCATGCCATCCCACCACCAACCACATCCAAACATGCCccctcatcaacatcattctgGTTTACCGCCACACCAATCGcctatgtcttctcaagcaccgcAGTCTAGTATGGCCTCGCATCACCCTCAACCCCCGGGTATGTCCCCACATCCGCAGCCACCATCCAACATGGCCACCCATCAGTCGGCGATGAACTCCCATCAGAACAGTATACCTCCACATCCACAACCACCCACGGTGTCCGCACCACATCATCAACCTGGCGTATCGCCACATCACCCTTCAGTCGGTCTGCCGCAACATCAACAGCCACAAGCTGGTGTCGCTACTGCTGCCCCACCTCATCCACCCGGAGTCCCCCACCAACCAGGTGTACCACCCCATCAACAGTCAAGTATGAGCAACCAAGGAATTAGTTCCCAGCAACCCATCTCATCACAACAGCAGGGAACGTCTCAACAGCAGAACATGCATTCTCAAGCGCAAGCTATGCCTCCACACGGCATGTCACCCCAACAGGGCATACCGCCACACGGCATGTCGCCTCAACAAGGTATGCCTCCACACGGTATGTCACCCCAGCAGGGCATACCTCCACACGGTATGTCACCCCAGCAGGGCATACCTCCACACGGTATGTCACCACAGCAAGGCATACCTCCACATGGTATGTCACCACAGCAGGGCATACCTCCACACGGTATGTCACCCCAACAAGGCATGCCTCCACATGGTATGTCGCCCCAGCAGGGCATGCCTCCTGGCATGTCACCTCAGCAAGGCTTGCCTCCACATGGTATGTCACCTCAACAGGGAATACCACCGCACGGAATGTCTCCACAGCAAGGCATACCTCCACATGGTATCAGTCAGAGCATGGCATCTCAACAACATGGCATTCCCCCACATGCTATCCCTCCACAGCAACCAGGCATGCCTACTGAAACTCAGAGTGGTAACTTCCCTCATAGCCAAGTCAACTCTCCAATGCATATAGCACCAGGCTCCAACAAAGGCCCCATGTCCAATTCCAGCCAATCTTCCAGCGTTGGTCCTTTGTCCAGTCCCGGTCCGATGTCTGGACCCTCACCAATGTCCAGTGGTGGGATGCGTTTGTCTCATTATGATCCACCCTCAATAAACTGTAGCTCGAACATATCAACTGGGGGCACCAGTACATCCAGCAGCGTGTGTTCTGCTGCTGGTAACAAATCTGGCAACATGACGAATATCACTTCGGCCAGCCTAGCAAACCTTGCAAAGGGCGTTGAACACTTGTCACATCAGATGCAGCAAAACATGATGCAAGGAGGTCCATTTCATAGCATACAGATACAAGGTAATGTTAGCAACCAACAGAATTCTACAAGCACCTCACAGCCATCTACTCCATCTAATCTACCTACTTCTCAAAGCCAGTGTAACAGCCCGATGCCATCAAACACAGTCGTGCGCCCAGGACAAGGTTCTGTGACGCCAGATACAATGGCACAAGGTCAGATGCCTGGAGTTAATAACACTTTCATTAATGCTAATATGCAGATACAACAGCTGAATATACAATCTGTTGACGGGCCTAGCTATAGTCCTTCTATGCAGGTCCAGCAAGTTCCTAATGAATCTTCCCAAATGAACATGGGACAAGTATCTGCGCAGAGGTCGTCAGGGCCTCTGCCACCACAACAAGGTTGTGCTGGTCCAGTTCCAACATCTGTGAACCCTAATGCAGGAATGTTACCAAATGCCAGTGGGCATCCTCCCACGAGCAAACAATCGAACTCCAAGTCAGGGAACCCTCCAAACCTCATGATCAACTCAAATTCACGCATGACACATTCACCAAACTTTCCTGCAAATTCTGTTGGCAACGCCAATATCCAAATCCAAGCTAAAGCCCCCAACACCATCCAATATCTGCCAGCACAACCTGTTCAGAATTCACAGAATATGAATACTAAGCAGCAGCGGCCGGATTTAGACTTCATGCAAAAGCTGGCCTCACCGGGTCACACTTTAGACTGTAAACCACCTCAAAATAAAATGCCACGTTTTTCAGGACCTTCTTTAGGAGAAATAAGACCTGGTATGCCCAACCATTCTCTAGGTATGCCTCCATCCCTAATGATGCAGAACCCTAATCCTAACATGGTTGGTAATATGCCCAGTGGTGGTATGGCCAGTCCAGTGCATATGTCTCCCATGAACAATCCAATGGGAGCTCTTCCTGGTAACATGGGTCCTTGTGATATGATAGCCCCTGGAATGGGTGGACCCATGCCCAATATGGGCGCAATGAATGGTATGAATCCTGGTGGGGGTAATGTATGTGGAGGAATGCCTCCTCATGGCATGGAAGGCAGTATGCCTCCCCATGGCATGCCCCACCAGTTTAACCCCCAGATGATGGGTGGAGGTCCACCTGGTATGATGAACAATGGAATGATGCAGGGGCAACAGATAATGCAAGGTCATGGTATGCATCCAGCCATGTCTATGCATGGAATGCCTCACCCAGCCATGCAGCGAGGCCCACGTATGACTGCGCCACCAAACGGCCCACCACAGGGGCCAGGATCAAATCCTGTTAGCCCTGGTTTTAGCCAACAGTTTCAACAGTTTCAGCAACAGCTTTACTCACAAAACCGCCCACGTCAAATGTCCCCCATGGGTAACATGATGCCCAACCCTGGCCAGCAATACATGGGCGTGATGCCTAATATGCCTGGTCCCACTTGA